The Rhipicephalus sanguineus isolate Rsan-2018 chromosome 10, BIME_Rsan_1.4, whole genome shotgun sequence genome segment cattttcaatattatgcggccgtaacgtgccgcactaccactcgttcactgtgcgggaccacttctgaagaaagacagtgacccacgtgactggtggcggactgtaggcaccttcaaataccccagtctggcaaagctttgccccatgtaactccctataccagccacttctgttccaagcgagcgtgccttttcagtgccaggtggggggtggggggggggggggggggagtctctgttacaagggagcgcctgccacatgatcatgtggagcaactcatatttcttcatgataacatctagtcattactttcattgtgccgtgatatttgcttgtgttgtgatgtgcattgtgctagcctggacattgtgttctggagacagcagtgtatgttgtgttgccagtcaggctgttaatgttttctttttttttcaaatagctacatgttaaataaaatatcgttaatgtggaggcatttttcctttaatattcgatattcgattcgatattcgaaggtggatattcgtattcgattcgtattcgaaaaatttgatattcgcacacccctaattttaacCCATATATGGCCATACTCGGAAAAACTGAGGaaacaaatatttttattcaaGAATAGGGTATTTGCGCCCGCAACAAAACGTACAAAATATTTACCGGCAGGTAAGTGCAACACCGTTTTGCAGCGCTTTCTGCACCGTTTTTCTCTCGTGGCACTGAGCTCAAGTTGTGTATTTGCAATTACGGGCAATAGTATGGTCACTGCTACCAAACTACTTTTACCACGAATGGTGGAATGGCGGGATTCTTGAAAtaatttgaagaaaaaagaaaagaaagcgtcaTATCTTAGGCTATCCTCCGCTCCACGGCCTCTCCCGTACAGAGTACACGTTCGCTCAGATGAAGTAATCCGTACGTGGTAATATTAAATGCAAGCAATGTGTACGCTCTTATAGCACATGTTTCGGTAGACACCTGCTTCATTTTCTATAAATGGCTGCAGTCTTCACCTAAAGAAGTAGCAATTTTGAAGGACATCGAAGAAGCATCCTGCATGTACGCCACTGGGCATATGTGGGTTAAGTGTATTATAGTAATTCTGATACAGACGCGACGAATGTCAAGCGGACGAAAAAGAcaagttgccgccggcagggaccgaaccttcaaccttcggaaggttgcaggttcagtccctgccggcggcaaagttgaattttcgtccactgtactttCTTCAGATCTGTATcagaattactacaatacacttaaaatagtacaattaacgccccctatagcttccttggcttcattacctgcAGGTTTTCATTAAGGTCGTCTCCAACAACGTTTCTTGTTGGTTCTAAAAACATTGGTGGCGAACGAAAAGAAACGAGCTCTCCAAATTACCTTCCTTCTTTCATGTGATGCGCATGTATGACAAACGTGACTGacagttcatgacatgaatattaatCTCTATCAAGCCATGAATCTCAGAAATGGCATGATGCATGCGCCATGAACCCGTCGAGTCGAGGTTATTTCAAGACGGTATATTATGCTAGAATGTGCGGGCAAGCACGACAAACATGTTGTAATGTATAACATATGATATGGATACAATGAATGACAAGATATCATAGCAGTAATTTCTTCAGCTGGAATATCTCAATGTGCATGACATGACGGGCACGCCATGACGTGCACTTGTTGTCCAATACGTGCCTGTAGTCAGTTACCACCTAAggataaatacaagctccgccacCAGACCAGCAGCGCCCCTGCCATTCATTTGTGCAAGAAAGTCGTGCTAAGCGGTTTGCGTACTAACCGCAAGTACTTTTTCCCTGCTAGTATAAGTACTACGCACGCTAAGAATGAAAAGTTCATCATCTCTACTTGAAATATCACGTTTGGCTGAGCATTGATatcggaatctttgctgaaatttggcaGGAAGTTGAAGTTTTCTATGGACAACCAGCGACACGATTGTCGGTACGGGAAAATCACCTACCTGAATTACGCGAAAGgtgcctgacgtcacggaaatgggTAAGTGCGATTATATAGGGCATCTATGCCAATTCTCTGAGCCGTGCTTCCAATttgggttgcagaagttgcgcctttttctttcctcaacctctcctctgggtgaaacagcgacggctgtgggcggagcttacactcaatcttaggttgtaaccgtATATATTGTAGGCTAAGTGTTTGATGTGTGCTGGCGTTGACTGTCTGACTAGTggttaaaagggacactaaagtgaaacaatgaatccgtTCAGATTGATAATGTTCACTCTTAGGACTCTAATGTGGTTCATTAATTGCaaagagtgtcgcatattggcaacattggctcgacgaaatttgctgaaacttggtCTGTtatgtctctggccccctcagaggacaatgtacttcatttttaataATAAGGAACGACTTGgggcctagtagacgccgtcaaaatctatgacgtcacggcgtttggcgCGGGGACTTCAATGAggcatcgccacccgcattttcttttcgcgcgtcttCTCGCCgtgagcgtggtgattttgggtattgtgaaagagtaatttactgataagagaaaaatcggttttctctttagtgtccctttaatgttggGTAGCACTTGATAATATTGGTATCTAATGCTTGATAATAATGCTTGCTGTTGGATAGCACTGGATGCTGTACGCTGTCAGTATTGGGTAGTGCTGGCTATGTTGCCTACTGTTGATTACCACTGGGTGTTCGGTGGCTAGTATCGGCTAACGCTGGAGTGCCTGCTAATTTTAGTGGCAACGAATAAATGGCTCACTGTGAGCGAGTGTTGGATGGAGCACGCTCTCAACTATAGGGTTGACGAGCATTGGACAATGTTCGTTAAGTGTCGGTGTTTGCTCATAACTGTAGAATTAAATGTCCTTCCCTTGTTGGCTTAGTGCTGGCTGATGTTGGCTACAGTCGTGTAGTGTTGGCTGTCCGCTCTTATATAACAATGTTATAAGTATTTCGTACGCGCTGCTATATGACTCTGTCACTAATATAGTCTAATGTTGCTCGACCCCGTAGATGCACGCCAAAAATACTCTTTTTACGCACGTCAGCGCACAGGAGCGGCCATCTCTTGTCTGAAACTTGCGTTTGCGCTCAAACAAGAGTGCCGACCTGGCTACAAGCTAACCTTATAAGGTGTCGCACTGTAGCCATCGTGACACGTTCGTCCGCGTCAAGCATACAGCTGCTCGATTTAGAAAGATGTCGATCAGCGTGTGTTGCCATCGGCTCAACAACGGGCCGCAACTGAGTCCTAGCTGACTGCTGCATATCATTTATCGCCACTGTGACTGCTAAATGCGGGATTTTTAATAAAAGCATGTACACTTCCTGCCACAGTGTCTTGGATCTACGGGACCTTTAAAGACAAATATTGGCATACACGCTCCTTTTTGCATGAAGTAGCACCTTGCAATAATTTATTACGAAAGTAATGCCAATATTGCAGACTATTTAGCGACCCGCATGCACCATAAGTAGCCTATTCACATTATCAGCTGCGTTGAAATATTATGAAAAGCAAGCCGGACACAGTCAGTGCCATCGGAGTCGGCAGCAGCTCAGCACTGAGCACCGGCAAGGGCGGCTTCCACATCGGCCATGACATCTTGCTTCGTCTTTCCGGTGATCTTTCGCAACTTCTCAACGAGAGAGGCGCTGGAGCGCACTTTCTTGAGAGCATCAGCCCCTTCCTCATCTTCGGTATCACTGCCTCCCGCTCTGACAAACTCGACCGCCCTGTCCAGGAGGCGGGCGTTTCTGTCCAGGAGCTCGGCCATCTCGGACACGCCTTCCACGTCGTCGTCCGGGTCGCACGCCACCATAAGATGCGTAACCGTATAGTTCTTCCTGAGGCCCTCCAATATGACGGCGAGTTCTTCGTTCCTTATTTCCAAGTCGTCGCAAATGCTGACGTCGTTCAAGACGTCGTTGGTGGCCAGGAGTTCCGAGAGCGACGCTGCGATCCCGGGAGTCAGCAGCTCCGAGCACATGGTAAGCGCCGTCACCGACCTATTCTCCCTCAGGGCGTCCAGTACCCGGATAACCAAAGTATCGTGGGCGCTGTCCACGCCCATCAAGTTCTGGAGGCGAGTGAGGGTCGACGATCGCTGCAAGACGGACACGAGACCGTCGGTGAGAGCTTCGAACGCCTTGTCTCCGCTCGGGTTGATGTGAAGCGTCCGCACGGTCGAGTTCGTCGCGACGGCGTCGAAGAACTCAAGCAGGTGCCCCTCTGGCACCGATTTGGTGACCTCGATGGAAACTTCCGCGCAATGCCTGTCTTCACGCAGCAGCCTGGTCAGCTGCGGAAGAAAGTCCTCCTTCCACAAGATGTACATCCTCTTAAATGTGTCCGCGTACCTGCCGTCCAGGAACAGGACTGCGACGTCTTCCTCATCCATGTCCACTTCGAAGACATCCACCATCTCCAGTGTCGTGTTGACGGTCAGCGTCTCCGCGAAGGCGACGAGGGTGCGGGAAGTGAGGGCGTTGTTGGCCAGCACTACCTTTCGCAGCGTGCTGTTTATCGCGAGCGCTTCGGCGAGCGAAGTGGCCCCATCGTCGCTGATGTCACTGTAACACAGGCTCAGCTCTTCCAGGCGAGTGTTGTCTTGCAAGAAGAACGCGACGTCCATGGCGAATTGGTCGTCGATGTCGCTGCACGATAGGCGCAACACGCGGAGGTTTCCAAATATCCCGGAGAGGTTCAGCGTGAAGTCCTCGTCGTTGCTCTCAATGTTGAAGAGTTCCAGTTCTTCCAGCGACGATGACTCGTCGAGGCCTTCCAGGACGACCTTGCAGACGTCTAGCGGTAGTCCGGAGAGTTTCAACCGTTTGACGAATCCCTCTGTGCTGAAGGCCCGCCGCAGGACGCGGGCTTCATCTACCGTGAGGTCGGGCTTGTATTCCAGCCTTAGGGCTCCGGCTAAGACGTCGCCAACAGTGCCCGAGCAGGCATTGTCGTCGGTGTTCGCCCGGAGCCCTTTCTTGAGGACGTCACTAAGCTCGACGTCTTCGGCTGACGCATCCCCGGACATGCTTGCGGTTATGAGTGGTAGCTTGAACTACGATTTTAACGCGCTTGTGACGTACAGAACTTCGGAATTTCCTGCGAAGTGACGTCCAAGCAGCCTgcgaaataataattgttggggtttaaaagcagcgtgcgaaagaaaaaaaaaacgaataaacaCGTAAATTATATGCCGATCGAACGAATTCCGCTGCACTACTGGAGGGACAGTTATCATGCTGAAGGTACGGAATCATTTCCATTCTCCATGGGGAAGTGCAAAAAGTGAAAGTGGACAAGGGACGGAAAGAACCAACCGAGACACTGTAATTAGGTGTGAACAATTTTGCCTTTGGGAGCGTGctaaggcatatgcatatgcgcTCAGGTGGACGTGCATACATATGTATGCAATACGTGCGGCGCTTTTCTCAGTTTTCGTgccttgtccgcttcgtgcagCAGCATTCAAGCTTCCATAAAATCATGTCTTCCGCTTCACGGGGGAAATGTGCATCATATGACATTTAACCATTATGCCTAAAAACAAAATAACAGTTTTCTGGTTTTTATGCTGCTCGTCAGCCGCTACGCGCTTTTGAATACCAATCAGGTGTTTCGCCTAAAAGTAGGTCACCGTGTGCGCCAGTTCACACAGTTACACCCTATTAATGGCCATCACTTCACAGTTTCCGTCAGAATAAGGCGTAGTTGTATTCCTGAACAATCCTCCTGCGGTAACCCTGATACAAACGACGACACGTTAGGTAACTCCTCGACCTATTAATATCGGAACAGGACGGGGCTTCGTTTTTCTTTCGAGCATGTATAGCCACGATATGTATCCATAATGTCAGAATAACATTGTCCTTCCCTTTCTGATtcgtaccccctcccccctccaaaaGACCGAGCTGGAGCATACGGTCACGTAAGAACAAAAATACTCAAGGCAATTAGCTAAAGATTTCGAGTGCTAATCATACAAACTGTTTGACAATACAGTTTGTAAAATTACGGTTATCTTGAGGAGCAGCCTTCCTTACACTTGCGCAATGTGTCGTAGAATTAGTAATAATTTCCTGGGTATTAcgagccaaaactacgatatgattgtgagggaccgAACCCgctactttcgggtcagcagcagagcaccgtaaccactgtacggCAGACAATGCGTCGTAGAATTAAATATTAGCAAGAATATCGGCTCGGCAAGGTGCAACTCTTGCGCAATGGGACTGATCAATGCGTATGCAGCGGAGAGGCGGGTCTGGAATTAAGTAAAGAAAAGCTACGTCACAAGCAGGCACACAGACAAAAATGAATCAGCTGAAAGTTGGACAATTAACAACTTCTCGTCCCGATAACTGCGGTTAGTAAAATTCGGCCGCTTTCCCGCAGTCGCTCACTCAATATACGTTATCCGCCTGATCTTTATGTCAGGAACACAGCGCGAGTATTAAAACTATCAAAACAACACAGAGATAGACAGAGAAGGGAAGTAGCACTTTATGTGAATTATGTTCCCGTGAACCATAAAAAAAATttccagtggcttagctcggctatgccaggattacatatagcgttagcaaaggctcagctgattattcttagctttccagattgtctaggattattagccttcttctgttcattcttcgtacgctgaaccgccaattgccaggcaactattcGGGAtacgatgagataagcttctcggctcttctgcgccatcgagcagcatttgcgctctccttctccatggcgttacacacctgcaaacgccagtcagatgcgctatcaggcggccccagcgcagtgtcagacggcgctcgtactccccgtcgaccgacacgtctagcttcgagatgcgcggcttcctcctcgggagtacgcactttcttaggacaccCCATGACTCTCCGTACGGGAGGTTgcgagcaaggaggtttaaaaaaaacttggtTGCGAGCGATGTCTCcgccggtgggcgtggcttagctattgcgcatgcgcggcttggccaggagGTGCGGTATCTGTtggctagacgacgcgatgcttgcttcctatttctttctatcttgttCTCTCTCCTCTTCTTACTCTCCCTTTCGCTGATGTTCATTCCGTCTCtcgttttctttctgcatttctttctcattatttctgtgctacgctttaatctctctcctcctcctttccctcccccttacCATCACACCTCTCCTTCTCGcgctcagttccctttcccaaccccttgctacactatactatacacggatatgctatgctctgctagcgtgcgtggacagccgagtggttaattaggacgctcgccttcggatcgagcgtacgcgggctcgaatcccgctcCATGAACTTTCTTTCAGCAAGAATTTTTCTGCTtctctttcttcatatctttATTTCCGTatctctgtttcttcctttctttctttctcgctctccctgtacttgttctcaggtagccgcacagcggcacatacccgttaagatgatgatagttttctgcggtcgactcacaaggaacgatttgctaagcagcttcgctggtaaaatCAAAAGTCGCATGTTGGCACACTGCTTCCACGGCATGTGCAAATAGCTCAgcacgacccgccacggtgggctagtggttatggtgctcgagtgctgacccgcaggtcgcgggatcgaatcccagccgcggcggctggcattttcgatggaggcgaaaatgcttgaggcccgtgtacttagatttaggtgcacgttgaggaacaccagatgctcaaaatttccggagcccaccacacggcgtctctcataatcacaatcgtggttttgggacgtcaaaccccaacaattattgtattAGAGCTCAGCACACGAAATACATATCACGTTCGCAACATTCAAGGAATGTCGCTTTTTGTGCGCTAAATATGTTAAAAACGAAAAATATGTATTTTGTTTTAAAAAAAGCTTCGCAACAGAAGCTACTCACGAGACGCAAGAAACAGCCAACTAGTTCCCAGAGCAAACCCCAAAACAGACGGGAGCACCACCTGGCCCTCTTGACCGCAAGACATTTTTTGGGTGCATTCTAAGTTACCACACTATGCCCGGAGAAAATGACAACGCCCTCTCTATGGTGACGCTCGCATCAGCATGCATGTCTTGCAGCACGGCAAATGTTTGCGTCCCTAACTCCATTATGAGACCAATCCTTTTCTCTAAAATGTATTATGACAAGCCACACGCGTTACCTAAAACGTGTTAGACATACTGAACAAACATGTGGTATGAAACACCCGAGGGTTAATGTAATCGTCTCTCGATTGTTGACACACCAATGTGACAGCTACAACTTCGTGCGCGCGACAGATACCCGCCTTACAAACACTGCGGCTTTGGTCCCTTATGTCTACTCGACATCTAGCGGATTGTATTCAAGGAGTGCCATTGAACGTTTCGCACGGGGCAGGCACGCATACAGTCGCTACCGGGTGGTGCTTACCTCAGATCAGCGCCTTTGACGAGAGAACTTCCATTCGAAACAAACAGTTTTGCTCTCCTTATTTACGCTAGCGTCAACACGGCTTATTCTACAATGAGCGACATTTGCAACATTATACATACGTCCAAGAATGACGGCGCCAGAGAAGCTTGGATGCACGTCTCAAGCGTTTTGATGCAGACGCGAGCTATGTAATCAATTATAGTAGGCGCTGCGGCACGAGCTACGCGGGCGCGTCGCGAAAGACATCCGCTGTAATACTTTTGGCGCGCACGTCGCTGGTGAGACATTTTATTTTCTGATATAGTTTGCGTGCAAAGACGATTCCTATGGTCGCACTGTTTGAACGAAAATAGGTCCAAAACATATTGTGAGACATCTACAAGCGTctttgctttcttcctttctttttttttgtattagcggGGGCGCAGAGTTTCACAGTTTCATGCATTTTTTTAGGGGTT includes the following:
- the LOC119372503 gene encoding uncharacterized protein LOC119372503; translated protein: MSGDASAEDVELSDVLKKGLRANTDDNACSGTVGDVLAGALRLEYKPDLTVDEARVLRRAFSTEGFVKRLKLSGLPLDVCKVVLEGLDESSSLEELELFNIESNDEDFTLNLSGIFGNLRVLRLSCSDIDDQFAMDVAFFLQDNTRLEELSLCYSDISDDGATSLAEALAINSTLRKVVLANNALTSRTLVAFAETLTVNTTLEMVDVFEVDMDEEDVAVLFLDGRYADTFKRMYILWKEDFLPQLTRLLREDRHCAEVSIEVTKSVPEGHLLEFFDAVATNSTVRTLHINPSGDKAFEALTDGLVSVLQRSSTLTRLQNLMGVDSAHDTLVIRVLDALRENRSVTALTMCSELLTPGIAASLSELLATNDVLNDVSICDDLEIRNEELAVILEGLRKNYTVTHLMVACDPDDDVEGVSEMAELLDRNARLLDRAVEFVRAGGSDTEDEEGADALKKVRSSASLVEKLRKITGKTKQDVMADVEAALAGAQC